The Jannaschia sp. M317 DNA segment TCGGGCGATGGCACGGTCTTCCCACCCGATCTGCTGGTGGGGCAGGTGGTGCGGTCTTCGGACGGGTTGCTGCGGGTGCGTTTGTCGGCAGACACCGCGCGGCTGGAATTCTTGCGCGTCCTGCGCACGCGCGCGGCCCCGACCATCGATACCACCGGCGGGTTGATCACGCCGCCTGCCGGGCCGGTCCAGGGGCCGCCCCCGCCAGAGGGGGGCTGACACATGGCGCAGCGCAACGTCTGGGGCTATCGCGCGGTGTTCGCGCTGCTGTCGTTTGTGATCCTGTTTTTCGCGCTGCTGCCGTTTGGCCGTTCGGACGGCGGGGTGCCGGGGCCGGACCTGATGCTGTGCCTGGCCTGTGCCTGGATCTTGCGACGCCCGGACTATGCGCCGATCTGGCTGTTGGTGCCGCTGGTGTTGCTGGACGATGCGCTGCTGATGCGGCCCTTGGGGGTCTGGACGATGGTCGTGATGTTGGCCACCGAATACCTGCGCCGGCGCGTCGATCATACCGAGGCGCAGACGTTTTCCTCGGAAATCCTGATTGTCTCGGGCCTGATCGCGGGAACGTTCGTGGCCAATCACCTGGTGATGTTGCTGCTTCTTGCTCAAACACCGCCGCTGATCGGTCAGGCCTTGCACGCGCTGGTCACGATTGTTTTTTACCCGCTGACGGCCATATTCTCACAATTGATCGGCGTGCGCAGGTTGGCTCCGGGTGAGCTGGACAGTCTGGGCACGCGCGCCTGACATCCGGCGGGCCTGCAAGCCGCCGCATGGGAGACGATGATGAAACGCAATCCACAGGAATTGTCCCTGTCGTCCAAACGGATCACCCGCCGCGCCCTGGTTCTGGGCGGGGCGCAGGTGGCGTTCGGGGGGCTGTTGGTGGCGCGGATGAATCATCTGCAGGTCGATCAGGCGGACAAGTTCCTGCTGCTGGCCGAAGAGAACCGCATCAAGGTCCGCCTGCTGGCACCGGCGCGGGGCAATATCTTCGACCGCAATGGCCTGATGCTGGCGGGCAACGAACAGATTTATCGCGTGTCGATGATCCGCGAAGACGCCGATGATGTCGATCAGGTCATCGCCAACCTGCGCGGCCTTGTCCGCCTGGACGAAGAAACGTTGCAGCGCGCGCTGCGCGAAATGGACCGGCGCCCGCACCAGGCCGTCACCCTGGCCGACCGTCTGACCTGGGAGGAGCTGTCGACCATCGCCGTCAACGTGCCTGCCCTACCGGGTGTCACCCCCGAAGTCGGGCTCAGCCGGGTCTATCCGCTGACCGCCGATTATGCCCATGTCATCGGCTACGTCGGTCGCGTGTCCGAACGGGACCTGGAGAACGAGGAAGACCAGGACCCGCTGTTGCAGACGCCGCAATTCCAGATCGGCAAGATCGGCGCGGAGCGGCGGCTGGAAAGCGTGCTGCGTGGCAAGGCCGGGTCGCGGCGGGTCGAACAGAATGCCGCGGGGCGCATCATGCGCGAGCTGGGGCGCACGCCGGGCGAATCCGGGCGCGATGTGCAGTTGACCATCGACGCGGGGCTACAGAACTTCACGCAGGCCCGACTGGGCACCGAAAGCGCCAGCGCCGTCGTCATGGATGTGCGCAACGGGGACGTGGTGGCCGCCGTGTCCTCGCCCAGCTTCGATCCGAACCTGTTCGTGTCCGGTATCTCGGTCCCGGATTACGCGGGGCTGCGCGACAACGATCACCGTCCGCTGCACAACAAGATCGTGCAGGGGCTTTATCCACCCGGCTCCACCTTCAAGATGGTGACCCTGCTGGCGGCGATGGAGGCGGGCCTCGTTTCCCCCGGAGAGACGGTCTATTGCCCCGGCCACGCCGATGTGTCGAACCGCCGGTTCCACTGCTGGAAACGGGGCGGTCACGGGGCGGTGGACGCGGCCAAGTCGCTGCGCGAAAGCTGCGACGTCTATTACTACGACAT contains these protein-coding regions:
- a CDS encoding rod shape-determining protein MreD yields the protein MAQRNVWGYRAVFALLSFVILFFALLPFGRSDGGVPGPDLMLCLACAWILRRPDYAPIWLLVPLVLLDDALLMRPLGVWTMVVMLATEYLRRRVDHTEAQTFSSEILIVSGLIAGTFVANHLVMLLLLAQTPPLIGQALHALVTIVFYPLTAIFSQLIGVRRLAPGELDSLGTRA
- the mrdA gene encoding penicillin-binding protein 2; the encoded protein is MKRNPQELSLSSKRITRRALVLGGAQVAFGGLLVARMNHLQVDQADKFLLLAEENRIKVRLLAPARGNIFDRNGLMLAGNEQIYRVSMIREDADDVDQVIANLRGLVRLDEETLQRALREMDRRPHQAVTLADRLTWEELSTIAVNVPALPGVTPEVGLSRVYPLTADYAHVIGYVGRVSERDLENEEDQDPLLQTPQFQIGKIGAERRLESVLRGKAGSRRVEQNAAGRIMRELGRTPGESGRDVQLTIDAGLQNFTQARLGTESASAVVMDVRNGDVVAAVSSPSFDPNLFVSGISVPDYAGLRDNDHRPLHNKIVQGLYPPGSTFKMVTLLAAMEAGLVSPGETVYCPGHADVSNRRFHCWKRGGHGAVDAAKSLRESCDVYYYDMAQRAGIDRISAMARKLGLGVAHDLEMTSVSDGLIPTREWKRDRRGEDWVVGDSLNVSIGQGFVLASPMQLAVMTARLASGLEVSPRLVRSVGGVARPSGVKGPLQIQRSLLDRARDGMYEVVNARGGTAGRSRFDLDGIKWAGKTGTSQVRNITAAERARGVFRNEDLPWNRRDHALFVGYAPYDDPKYAISVVVEHGGGGSTAAAPVARDIMLYALHGGVPPLAAYPSNQRNQMEELLSNLPLSDLPARRTDTSQA